Proteins encoded together in one Cyanobium sp. WAJ14-Wanaka window:
- a CDS encoding class I SAM-dependent methyltransferase, producing the protein MGAQQTAPQDDAMPDQLTKLAYQTMQQGKSLLGLAHKEVSTKLMGVLAPEGTPKTVPAPPELMGRLKASMETLQERDWQEAEQGLYPTSLLFAAPWLDWASRYPLIWLDMPSTWNRRKERNVRDLPDDVDQGDFPDYYLQNFHHQTDGYLSDHSAALYDLQVEILFNGTADPMRRRVIAPLLQGLKAFADRPAGQIRVLDVATGTGRTLRQLRGALPKAQMVGLDLSSAYLRQANRWLSELPGELPQLVQGNGEAMPFADGSYQAITCVFLFHELPGEARQNVLNDCFRLLEPGGVLVLADSVQLADSPQFSTVMENFRRVFHEPYYRDYISDPIDDRLKQAGFEAVAGESHFMTRIWTARKPSN; encoded by the coding sequence ATGGGTGCACAGCAAACAGCTCCGCAAGACGACGCCATGCCCGATCAGCTCACCAAGCTGGCTTACCAAACCATGCAGCAGGGCAAGAGCCTGCTGGGTTTGGCCCATAAGGAGGTGAGCACAAAGTTGATGGGGGTGCTTGCCCCCGAGGGCACTCCCAAAACGGTTCCGGCGCCCCCGGAGCTAATGGGCAGGCTCAAGGCTTCGATGGAAACGCTGCAGGAGCGCGATTGGCAGGAGGCTGAGCAGGGCCTCTATCCGACCTCCCTGCTCTTTGCTGCGCCGTGGCTGGATTGGGCCAGTCGCTACCCCCTGATCTGGCTGGACATGCCCAGCACCTGGAATCGCCGCAAGGAGCGAAATGTGCGTGACCTGCCAGATGATGTGGACCAGGGCGATTTTCCCGACTACTACCTACAAAATTTCCATCACCAAACCGACGGCTACCTGAGCGACCACTCGGCAGCCCTCTACGACCTACAGGTCGAAATTCTTTTCAACGGCACCGCCGATCCGATGCGGCGCCGGGTAATCGCCCCCCTGCTGCAGGGTCTCAAGGCCTTTGCTGATCGACCGGCCGGCCAGATTCGGGTCCTTGACGTGGCTACCGGTACCGGCCGCACCCTGAGGCAATTGAGGGGGGCCCTGCCCAAGGCCCAAATGGTCGGGCTGGATCTTTCAAGCGCCTATCTGAGGCAGGCCAACCGTTGGCTGAGCGAATTGCCCGGTGAACTACCCCAGCTTGTGCAGGGTAATGGCGAGGCCATGCCCTTCGCCGACGGCTCCTATCAGGCCATTACCTGCGTATTTCTGTTCCACGAACTACCGGGCGAAGCCCGCCAAAACGTCCTCAACGACTGCTTCCGGCTGCTGGAGCCCGGGGGAGTGCTGGTATTGGCCGATTCAGTCCAGCTGGCCGATTCGCCCCAATTCAGCACGGTGATGGAAAACTTCAGGCGTGTCTTCCATGAGCCCTACTACCGCGACTACATCAGCGACCCGATTGACGATCGCCTTAAGCAGGCCGGATTCGAGGCTGTGGCGGGGGAATCCCACTTCATGACCCGCATCTGGACTGCCCGCAAACCGTCAAATTGA
- a CDS encoding DUF6439 family protein encodes MAQSRPHACWPEGSRELAEQLQRQLVIGERDWHALKHQRPRRGAEQLAAALVLLLHGDEPGHSRPTEARERAIALTEHALQWLRAEVSDPGCPSHGH; translated from the coding sequence GTGGCCCAAAGCCGACCCCATGCCTGCTGGCCCGAGGGCAGCCGCGAATTGGCCGAACAGTTGCAGCGCCAATTGGTAATCGGCGAGCGTGACTGGCACGCCCTCAAACACCAGCGCCCCCGCCGGGGGGCTGAGCAACTGGCTGCCGCCCTTGTACTGCTGCTGCATGGCGATGAACCTGGCCACAGCCGGCCCACCGAGGCCCGTGAGCGCGCCATTGCCTTGACCGAACATGCCCTGCAATGGCTTAGGGCGGAGGTTAGTGATCCCGGCTGCCCCAGCCACGGCCATTAG
- a CDS encoding ATP-binding protein produces the protein MNFTTPSTLQLGTLVELLLNPVPCPNLQAQLHLGLHEALVNAVRHGNGNDPEKSVRIRRTETTNWLVWQVQDEGPGIPPHCRRADLCGQLDASHGRGLFLIHHCFDDVRWSRQGNRVQLAVRRERPC, from the coding sequence TTGAATTTCACAACTCCATCCACCCTTCAGCTGGGCACCCTTGTGGAGCTGCTCCTGAACCCTGTGCCTTGCCCCAACCTGCAGGCCCAGTTGCATTTGGGATTACATGAGGCCCTCGTCAATGCAGTGCGCCATGGCAATGGCAATGATCCTGAAAAATCCGTCCGGATTCGCCGCACAGAAACCACCAATTGGTTGGTTTGGCAGGTCCAGGACGAGGGGCCAGGCATCCCCCCCCATTGCCGCAGGGCCGATCTTTGTGGGCAGCTAGATGCCTCCCATGGCCGGGGCCTCTTTCTGATTCACCACTGTTTTGACGATGTGCGCTGGAGTCGTCAGGGCAACAGGGTGCAGTTGGCCGTAAGGCGCGAGCGGCCCTGCTAA
- a CDS encoding GUN4 domain-containing protein, translating into MLSGPQVTATASPEALLDTFRAASQRQKRALITQLEQRLPELQPLLAGELDQFDATGDDWAAGLLIQWLVAEPGYERDQFFGQYPSGWLATPSSQGIDYAPLQKALVLQQWEEADRLTSSILRELAGGEAVRRGYVYYSEVAAMGAADLENLDRLWVCFSRGRFGFSVQGRLLGACNGRWEDLWLKLGWKQGGIWTRYPASFDWSIGAPEGHMPLVNQLRGVRLMDALLQQPALQQRIKT; encoded by the coding sequence ATGCTTTCTGGCCCCCAGGTCACGGCAACAGCTAGCCCAGAAGCGCTGCTTGACACCTTTAGGGCAGCCTCCCAGCGCCAGAAGCGTGCCCTGATTACCCAGCTTGAGCAGAGGCTGCCTGAGCTGCAGCCACTGCTGGCGGGCGAGCTCGATCAATTCGATGCCACCGGCGACGATTGGGCCGCCGGCCTATTGATCCAGTGGCTGGTGGCCGAGCCAGGGTACGAACGAGATCAATTTTTTGGCCAATATCCCTCCGGCTGGCTGGCAACCCCCAGCTCCCAGGGCATTGATTACGCCCCCCTGCAAAAAGCCCTTGTTTTGCAGCAGTGGGAGGAGGCAGACCGACTCACCAGCTCGATCCTGCGGGAGCTGGCTGGTGGAGAAGCCGTTAGGCGCGGCTACGTCTATTACAGCGAGGTGGCTGCCATGGGAGCGGCAGATCTGGAGAATCTTGATCGTCTCTGGGTTTGCTTCTCTAGGGGGCGATTTGGTTTTTCCGTTCAAGGGCGTCTGCTGGGGGCCTGTAACGGCCGCTGGGAGGACCTATGGCTCAAGCTTGGGTGGAAGCAGGGGGGCATTTGGACCCGCTATCCGGCCAGTTTTGATTGGTCAATTGGGGCCCCAGAGGGCCATATGCCCCTGGTAAACCAATTGCGGGGCGTTCGGCTCATGGATGCCCTGCTTCAGCAACCCGCCTTGCAACAGCGGATCAAGACCTAG
- the mnmH gene encoding tRNA 2-selenouridine(34) synthase MnmH, with translation MEADCPRLSVESFLQEPGPIIDVRSPGEFGQGHIPGARNLALFSDEERALVGTAYKQQGRAAAVGLGLELVGPKLAELGRALAGHQSDPDQSQEALRIHCWRGGMRSASVAWLAGVGDQPCLLLEGGYKAYRQWVLASLEQPRRLLLLSGRTGTGKTDLLLALRDQGQQVLDLEGLANHRGSSFGGLGQAPQPSNEHFENELASVLDGCRDDSWIWVEAESAQVGRCRIPTAIWRQMQQAPTIEIQRPMVERLERLVAVYGPHDRGELAEATERISRRLGPQRTAIALGAIATGNLQEACGQMLDYYDRCYDHELARRQQPALASLDLAGLDDQEASKQLLAQALVATSHL, from the coding sequence ATGGAAGCCGACTGCCCGCGGTTGTCGGTCGAAAGTTTCCTCCAGGAACCTGGGCCGATCATTGATGTGCGCAGCCCAGGAGAATTTGGCCAAGGCCACATTCCCGGGGCCCGCAACCTGGCGCTCTTCTCTGATGAGGAAAGGGCCCTGGTGGGCACCGCTTACAAGCAGCAGGGCCGAGCAGCGGCTGTGGGACTCGGGCTGGAGTTGGTGGGCCCGAAATTGGCCGAGCTCGGCAGAGCCCTTGCCGGCCATCAGTCTGACCCGGACCAAAGCCAGGAAGCCCTGCGGATCCACTGCTGGCGGGGTGGCATGCGATCAGCCAGCGTTGCCTGGCTGGCGGGGGTTGGGGACCAACCCTGCCTATTGCTTGAGGGGGGTTACAAGGCCTATCGACAATGGGTTTTGGCGAGCTTGGAGCAACCCAGGCGACTGCTTTTGCTCAGTGGCCGGACCGGCACGGGCAAAACCGATCTTCTATTGGCCCTGAGGGACCAGGGCCAGCAGGTGTTGGACCTCGAGGGACTGGCGAACCACCGCGGCAGCAGCTTTGGCGGGCTGGGTCAGGCGCCCCAGCCAAGCAATGAGCACTTCGAAAACGAATTGGCCTCCGTGCTCGATGGCTGTCGAGATGACAGCTGGATCTGGGTTGAGGCGGAGAGCGCCCAGGTGGGGCGATGCCGGATCCCAACCGCCATCTGGCGCCAAATGCAACAGGCCCCAACCATTGAAATCCAGCGGCCCATGGTCGAACGATTGGAGCGGCTAGTGGCCGTTTACGGCCCCCACGACCGGGGCGAACTTGCGGAGGCAACCGAGCGCATTTCCAGGCGCCTGGGCCCCCAGCGAACGGCCATCGCCCTTGGGGCCATCGCCACGGGCAACCTGCAGGAAGCCTGTGGGCAGATGCTCGATTACTACGACCGCTGCTACGACCACGAACTGGCCCGCCGCCAGCAGCCGGCCCTGGCCAGCCTCGATCTGGCCGGTCTTGACGACCAAGAAGCTTCTAAACAACTACTGGCGCAGGCCCTTGTCGCAACCAGCCACCTTTAA
- the psb28 gene encoding photosystem II reaction center protein Psb28, with protein MGAAIQFFQGVDEPVVPDIRMTRSRDGRTGQAIFVFEQPEALAPEAMGDIGGMYMLDEEGQMVTREVNARFVNGKAAALEATYTWKTSADFERFMRFAQRYAESHDLGFAGKEEEAEQEGGQEPEGD; from the coding sequence ATGGGCGCTGCCATTCAGTTCTTCCAAGGGGTGGATGAACCGGTCGTGCCCGACATCCGCATGACCCGCTCGCGGGACGGCCGCACCGGCCAAGCGATCTTTGTTTTTGAGCAGCCTGAGGCCCTAGCCCCAGAAGCAATGGGGGATATCGGCGGCATGTACATGCTTGATGAGGAGGGCCAGATGGTGACGAGGGAGGTCAACGCCCGGTTTGTCAACGGCAAGGCTGCGGCCCTAGAGGCCACCTATACCTGGAAGACAAGCGCAGATTTCGAGCGCTTCATGCGTTTTGCCCAGCGCTACGCCGAAAGTCACGATCTCGGCTTCGCCGGCAAGGAGGAAGAGGCCGAACAGGAAGGGGGCCAGGAGCCCGAAGGGGACTGA
- a CDS encoding AI-2E family transporter, which yields MKFGQWLGILALVAAATLLWSLRQSLIILFAAVVVAIALCTLVNWVRQRLGCGRPVALALGLGLILLAALLIATVVIPPFVGEFSQLLAKLPDAAATLAQLLRTGLSNVGQMIYGQGDGNLSWLRDRFGNVELGKINFGGQDAGRTNWLASLMGLLGLASGLGGAVLQGLFVAAVGLMVAIQPTPYREVVVLLAPSFYRRRLRQVLILCGDALSAWMVGVLISSLCVGTLAAIGLSLLGVKLVAANAVLAGLLNIIPNIGPTLSTVFPMAVALLDAPWKSLAVLLLYITVQNLESYVITPSVMHHQLRLLPGLTLAAQLLFTVIFGPLGLLLALPMAVCLQVIVREVLIRDVLDPWKRMRPT from the coding sequence TTGAAATTCGGCCAATGGCTAGGGATTCTTGCCTTGGTGGCAGCCGCCACCTTGCTCTGGAGCCTGCGCCAAAGCCTGATCATCCTGTTTGCCGCCGTAGTGGTGGCCATAGCCCTTTGCACCCTGGTCAATTGGGTGCGCCAAAGGCTTGGCTGTGGCCGCCCAGTGGCCCTGGCCCTAGGGCTCGGACTGATCCTGCTGGCGGCATTGCTAATTGCCACGGTGGTGATCCCTCCTTTTGTGGGGGAATTCAGCCAACTCCTGGCCAAGCTGCCTGATGCCGCAGCCACCCTGGCGCAACTACTGCGCACCGGCCTAAGCAATGTCGGTCAGATGATCTATGGCCAGGGAGATGGAAATCTCAGCTGGCTTAGGGACCGGTTCGGCAATGTAGAGCTTGGCAAAATCAATTTCGGCGGCCAGGACGCTGGCCGAACCAATTGGCTGGCCAGCCTGATGGGTCTCCTGGGCCTGGCAAGTGGCCTGGGTGGCGCCGTATTGCAAGGTCTGTTCGTGGCCGCGGTTGGCCTAATGGTCGCCATTCAGCCAACCCCCTATAGGGAGGTGGTCGTACTGCTGGCTCCATCCTTTTACCGACGCCGGCTGCGCCAGGTATTGATCCTCTGCGGTGATGCCCTCAGTGCCTGGATGGTGGGGGTGCTGATCAGCTCCCTTTGCGTGGGCACGCTGGCGGCCATTGGCCTAAGCCTGCTGGGGGTGAAGCTGGTGGCAGCCAATGCCGTGCTGGCCGGCCTGCTCAACATCATTCCCAACATCGGCCCCACCCTGAGCACGGTCTTCCCCATGGCCGTCGCCCTGTTAGACGCGCCCTGGAAGTCGTTGGCCGTGTTGCTGCTTTACATAACCGTCCAAAACCTGGAGAGCTATGTAATTACCCCATCCGTGATGCACCACCAGTTGAGGTTGCTGCCGGGCCTAACCCTGGCTGCCCAACTGCTTTTCACCGTGATCTTTGGCCCCCTGGGTCTGTTGCTGGCCCTACCGATGGCCGTATGCCTGCAGGTGATTGTGCGGGAGGTGCTAATCCGTGATGTGCTGGATCCCTGGAAAAGGATGCGCCCGACATGA
- a CDS encoding AI-2E family transporter encodes MNNRALLGLLALVVLGLLAWELRWVLLVLYGAVVLAVALDVPITLLRRILPLNRPAALVSVIVAIVVVGGWLGRLLIPELLDQINQLSILIPVLSQRIVAMASHVNWLPSIENQLLQPGLLEKLQPVGSQLLGLAGGAANTSIQLLLMVLLALLLALDPRNHQNLLIAITPKLWRYKTKEVLGECRVALGGWLAGMTISAASVFLLTWAGLSLLKIPLALLSALACGLLTFVPTIGPTVATLLPLAVALLVSPTALVQVLILRLIIQNVEAFLITPILLSRTVNLLPTVALMAQLCLGALLGLPGVLLALPLVVVLQVICEEVIVKELMDRWA; translated from the coding sequence ATGAACAACAGGGCTCTGCTTGGCCTGCTGGCGCTTGTGGTGCTGGGCCTGCTGGCCTGGGAACTGCGCTGGGTGCTGCTGGTTTTGTATGGGGCGGTGGTTCTTGCGGTGGCCCTGGATGTGCCAATCACCCTGTTGCGTCGAATCCTGCCCCTGAATCGACCGGCCGCCCTGGTAAGCGTGATCGTGGCGATCGTGGTTGTTGGGGGTTGGCTGGGACGGCTGCTAATTCCTGAGCTTCTCGATCAAATCAACCAGCTTTCGATCCTGATCCCGGTGCTGTCTCAGCGAATAGTGGCGATGGCCAGCCATGTGAACTGGCTGCCCTCAATAGAAAACCAGTTGCTTCAACCCGGACTACTGGAAAAATTACAGCCGGTGGGCAGCCAGCTGCTGGGCCTGGCGGGCGGGGCCGCAAACACAAGCATTCAGTTGCTATTGATGGTCTTACTTGCCCTGCTGTTGGCATTAGATCCTCGCAATCATCAAAACCTCCTAATTGCGATCACCCCAAAGCTCTGGAGATATAAGACCAAGGAAGTGCTTGGGGAGTGCCGCGTAGCCCTGGGTGGCTGGCTAGCCGGCATGACAATTTCGGCGGCAAGCGTCTTCCTACTTACCTGGGCAGGCCTGTCGCTTTTAAAGATACCCCTGGCCCTACTGAGCGCCTTGGCCTGTGGTCTGCTCACCTTTGTGCCCACCATTGGCCCTACGGTGGCCACCTTGCTACCCCTTGCGGTGGCTCTGCTGGTATCACCAACAGCCCTAGTTCAGGTATTGATTCTAAGGCTGATCATTCAGAATGTTGAAGCATTCCTAATCACGCCAATACTGCTAAGCCGCACGGTTAACCTGCTGCCCACTGTTGCCCTGATGGCCCAGTTGTGCCTAGGGGCCCTACTGGGGCTGCCGGGGGTGCTGCTTGCCCTGCCCCTGGTAGTTGTCTTACAGGTAATATGCGAAGAAGTGATCGTCAAGGAGCTAATGGATCGCTGGGCCTGA
- the secF gene encoding protein translocase subunit SecF, with product MISSASTPSQPRFRISRHRHTAWWGSGVAAILSVVGLVLCWLNPSIQAPLKPGLDFTGGTQIQLERVCDQQACSGISAPEIQAALAQLSLPAQDGQPAPNLANAVVQVLDQGHSLVMRLQDLGPIQTAALVQQMPKIVGPLDPNGISVDTIGPTLGQQLLQGSVLSLLVSFAAIAVYITFRYNGVFAFLALFTLGHDVLLTCGAFAWLGLLAGVEVDSLFAVSLITVAGYSVTDTVVVFDRIREQRTTLADLPLVEQVDVAVDATLTRSLYTSLTTILPLLGLILFGGASLFWFAVALTIGIAVGSWSSIGVAPTLLPVLSRPRN from the coding sequence ATGATTTCTTCAGCTTCCACCCCTTCTCAGCCCCGTTTTCGGATCAGTCGCCACCGGCATACGGCCTGGTGGGGTTCCGGTGTGGCCGCCATTTTGAGTGTGGTCGGCCTGGTCCTCTGCTGGTTAAACCCATCTATTCAGGCGCCCCTCAAGCCTGGCCTTGATTTCACCGGCGGCACCCAGATCCAGCTGGAACGGGTCTGTGACCAGCAAGCCTGCTCTGGGATCAGTGCCCCTGAGATCCAGGCGGCCCTTGCCCAGTTGAGCCTGCCCGCCCAGGACGGCCAGCCGGCCCCAAACCTGGCCAATGCGGTGGTTCAGGTACTTGATCAGGGCCACTCCCTAGTCATGAGGCTCCAGGATCTGGGCCCCATCCAGACGGCAGCCCTGGTGCAGCAGATGCCAAAAATTGTGGGTCCCCTTGATCCAAATGGCATTTCTGTGGACACGATCGGGCCAACCCTTGGCCAACAATTACTGCAGGGCAGCGTTCTTTCCCTTTTGGTGAGCTTTGCCGCCATCGCCGTTTATATCACTTTTCGCTACAACGGTGTCTTTGCCTTCCTGGCCCTTTTCACCCTTGGCCACGATGTTTTGCTTACCTGTGGAGCCTTTGCCTGGCTTGGCTTATTAGCCGGTGTGGAAGTGGATTCCCTTTTTGCCGTTTCCCTAATTACGGTTGCTGGCTATTCGGTAACTGACACAGTTGTGGTTTTTGACCGGATCCGTGAACAGCGCACAACCCTTGCCGATTTGCCGCTAGTTGAACAGGTGGATGTGGCTGTTGATGCAACCCTCACCAGATCCTTGTACACATCTCTGACCACCATTTTACCCCTGCTGGGCTTGATATTATTTGGCGGCGCTAGTCTCTTCTGGTTTGCGGTGGCGCTGACCATAGGTATTGCCGTGGGCAGTTGGTCAAGTATCGGTGTTGCCCCCACACTTTTGCCAGTGCTTTCTAGGCCCCGCAATTGA